From the genome of Aphanothece sacrum FPU1, one region includes:
- a CDS encoding DUF1194 domain-containing protein produces the protein MKNTNLISAVFIGSTCTLSVLGYGMSAKAAALKSVDIELAFLIDGSASISQSDFNAQINTLSKIFSATNFYDVFVKPLSTKKLAVSAYQFGTQGTLNTPVISQLADWVLIDEQNQKAGRAFSLDLSDGINTKLGNFTPIGDAVSFVTNALLKNQYDGKKVVNISTDGFNTHEIINPSDAAVNAFFREVTINAIVIPATQSDIGGKIPNPLYDLAKIKSIIDPYPNFPSEYKNKNFDGSPAFIITDYATGKMSLEDALLLKLGKETIGEKKIISVPPLIFDPPKTPVSDPSTSNTPDSETALNSDQTIPEPNAILGLLSLGILGLIKKIKCQ, from the coding sequence ATGAAAAATACTAACCTTATTTCTGCTGTTTTTATCGGAAGTACCTGTACTTTATCCGTTTTAGGCTATGGCATGAGTGCCAAAGCGGCTGCTCTTAAATCAGTTGATATTGAATTAGCCTTTTTAATAGATGGCTCAGCAAGTATCTCTCAAAGCGACTTTAATGCCCAAATTAATACCCTAAGTAAAATATTTAGTGCGACTAATTTTTACGATGTCTTTGTCAAGCCATTATCGACTAAAAAATTAGCCGTTAGTGCCTATCAATTTGGGACACAAGGAACTTTAAACACTCCAGTGATTTCTCAACTTGCCGATTGGGTATTAATTGATGAACAGAATCAAAAAGCAGGTAGAGCATTCAGTCTAGATTTAAGCGATGGAATCAATACTAAACTTGGCAATTTTACTCCCATTGGTGATGCAGTTTCTTTTGTGACTAATGCCTTATTAAAGAATCAATATGATGGGAAGAAAGTTGTTAATATATCTACAGATGGCTTTAATACGCACGAGATCATTAATCCATCAGACGCAGCTGTAAATGCGTTTTTTCGGGAAGTTACGATTAATGCCATCGTTATTCCCGCCACTCAATCAGATATAGGTGGTAAGATTCCAAATCCACTTTATGATCTCGCAAAAATTAAGAGTATTATTGATCCTTATCCAAACTTTCCTTCAGAATATAAAAATAAAAACTTTGATGGGAGTCCAGCATTTATTATAACAGACTATGCTACAGGAAAAATGAGCTTAGAAGATGCACTCCTACTAAAATTAGGGAAAGAAACTATCGGAGAAAAGAAAATTATTTCAGTTCCACCACTTATTTTCGACCCTCCTAAGACCCCTGTTTCAGACCCCTCTACGTCAAATACTCCTGATTCAGAAACTGCTCTTAACTCTGATCAAACAATTCCAGAACCTAACGCTATCTTGGGATTATTGTCACTTGGTATTTTAGGATTAATCAAAAAAATCAAATGTCAATAA
- a CDS encoding AAA family ATPase, protein MKTSLMTSSESLRLITSEIGFNPLNNSPKDWQSITEYPLLILVGLTGVGKTTTTDALLNSELNFSLLPNRRILTDQVIFPTITNSKDPILCRIQRLELTKQYQQLYPPGMAYILSQLQVKKPLNNSLLIFDGLRGENEVTYAAKMLPNAQFIVLEASNHIRLQRLINRQDTFDYINNYRSESLPNINHKTDLDIPEFYKLLTPIQQQKWLTLINQGKIDIKELKDKVKIIAKEQQNYDIVTSRNSLLKIAPERTLAVNTALYSSQQIAQMIIRKMKTIILKQRITA, encoded by the coding sequence ATGAAAACAAGTTTAATGACTTCCTCTGAGTCTTTGCGACTAATTACTTCCGAAATTGGATTTAATCCCCTTAATAATAGTCCAAAAGATTGGCAATCAATCACTGAATATCCCTTATTAATTTTAGTTGGTTTAACCGGAGTTGGTAAAACGACTACTACTGATGCTTTATTAAACTCTGAATTGAATTTTAGCTTATTACCTAATCGGAGAATTTTAACAGATCAGGTTATTTTTCCTACAATTACCAATAGTAAAGATCCCATTCTTTGCCGGATACAAAGACTCGAATTAACTAAACAGTATCAACAACTTTATCCTCCAGGAATGGCTTATATTTTGTCCCAACTTCAGGTTAAAAAGCCATTAAATAACTCTCTATTAATTTTTGATGGTTTACGGGGAGAAAATGAGGTCACTTATGCAGCAAAAATGCTTCCTAATGCTCAATTTATTGTTTTAGAAGCCTCAAATCATATTCGTTTACAACGACTTATCAATCGTCAAGATACCTTTGATTATATTAATAATTATCGGTCAGAATCTTTGCCTAATATAAATCATAAAACAGACTTAGATATTCCCGAATTCTATAAATTATTAACTCCCATTCAACAACAAAAATGGTTAACCTTGATTAATCAAGGAAAAATAGATATAAAGGAATTAAAAGATAAGGTTAAAATTATTGCTAAAGAGCAGCAAAATTATGATATAGTAACAAGTCGTAACAGTTTACTAAAGATTGCACCTGAACGAACTTTAGCGGTGAATACTGCTTTGTACAGTTCTCAACAAATTGCTCAAATGATCATCAGAAAAATGAAAACAATTATCTTAAAACAACGAATAACAGCTTGA
- a CDS encoding DUF1902 domain-containing protein: MNNCYKIEAFWDEDGRVWVAESPDILGLVTEADTLEQLTDKLRQMIPELLSVNHGITIENKKVISFELITHRKELIQVV; this comes from the coding sequence ATGAATAATTGCTATAAAATAGAGGCTTTTTGGGATGAAGATGGGAGAGTCTGGGTTGCAGAAAGTCCAGATATTCTGGGTTTGGTGACGGAAGCAGATACGTTGGAACAGTTAACGGATAAACTTAGACAAATGATTCCAGAACTATTGAGTGTAAATCATGGAATCACTATTGAGAATAAAAAGGTGATTAGTTTTGAATTAATTACTCATCGAAAAGAGTTAATTCAGGTGGTTTAA
- the gcvP gene encoding aminomethyl-transferring glycine dehydrogenase, with protein sequence MPNLDITADQTKTKDNKPATLENILAPTDSFVNRHIGPNNEEIDKMLKVLGFSTLDQLINATVPQPIRLSKPLNLPVAQSEYAALAQLKSIASKNQIFRSYIGMGYADCITPPVIQRNILENPGWYTAYTPYQAEIAQGRLEALLNYQTMIVDLTGLEIANASLLDEGTAAAEAMTMSYGLCKNKNTHAFFVSRHCHPQTIEVIKTRAYPLGIDIIIGDHRFFEFDTEIFGALLQYPATDGTVYDYRSFIQTAHDKGALVTVAADILSLALLTPPGEFGADIAVGSTQRFGVPLGYGGPHAAYFATQEAYKRQIPGRIVGVSKDAQGKPALRLALQTREQHIRREKATSNICTAQVLLAVIAGMYGVYHGPEGIKNIARRIHQLAIILADGLQKLNYTVNDEPFFDTVKVGVGDASVKAVIKAAETRKINLRLLEEGILTISLDETTTVHDVIELWQIFAAKDNLPFTVEEIANQVKFDFPIFFKRDTSYLTDPVFNRHHSESELLRYLHQLETKDLALNTSMIPLGSCTMKLNAASEMMPVTWPEFGKLHPFAPLSQTEGYQMLFQQLEDWLGEITGFDGISLQPNAGSQGEYAGLQVIRQYHESRGETKRNICLIPESAHGTNPASAVMCGMKVISVKCDNDGNIDIADLQKKAEKHTENLGALMVTYPSTHGVFEEGIIEICDIIHRHGGQVYMDGANMNAQVGLCRPADFGADVCHLNLHKTFCIPHGGGGPGMGPIGVKSHLIPFLPTTIVEKYTNPLYDNSNPDPSIGAISAAPWGSASILVISWMYIAMMGNQGLTEATKIAILNANYMAHRLGDYYPILFKGSSDCVAHECIIDLRPLKKRAGVEVDDIAKRLIDFGFHAPTVSWPVIGTMMVEPTESEDLDELDRFCEAMITIYHEADAIANGEIDPENNPLKNAPHTAQTVINDDWNRPYSREKAAYPAPWTKEYKFWPVVGRIDNAYGDRNLVCSCEGMDAYKDS encoded by the coding sequence ATGCCTAATTTAGATATTACCGCAGATCAAACTAAAACCAAGGATAATAAACCCGCTACTCTCGAAAACATACTCGCTCCTACCGATAGCTTCGTTAACCGACATATAGGCCCTAATAACGAAGAAATAGACAAAATGCTCAAAGTCTTAGGATTTTCTACCCTAGACCAACTCATTAATGCAACAGTCCCCCAACCCATTCGCCTCAGTAAACCCCTGAATTTACCAGTAGCACAAAGCGAATACGCTGCATTAGCCCAATTAAAATCAATAGCCTCCAAAAATCAGATATTTCGCTCTTATATCGGCATGGGTTATGCTGACTGTATCACCCCCCCAGTTATTCAACGTAATATATTAGAGAATCCGGGCTGGTATACCGCTTATACCCCATATCAAGCCGAAATTGCCCAAGGAAGACTAGAAGCTCTCCTAAACTATCAAACTATGATAGTAGACTTAACCGGACTCGAAATTGCTAATGCTTCCTTGTTAGATGAAGGGACAGCCGCAGCAGAAGCCATGACTATGAGTTATGGTCTATGTAAGAATAAAAATACTCATGCCTTTTTTGTCTCCCGTCATTGTCATCCCCAAACCATCGAAGTCATTAAAACGCGGGCGTATCCATTAGGAATTGACATTATTATCGGTGATCATCGCTTCTTTGAATTTGATACCGAAATATTTGGCGCATTATTACAATATCCGGCTACCGATGGCACAGTTTACGACTATCGTAGCTTTATCCAGACTGCCCATGATAAAGGTGCATTAGTTACCGTTGCGGCTGATATCTTAAGTTTAGCTTTACTCACACCCCCTGGTGAATTTGGGGCTGATATTGCCGTAGGAAGCACTCAACGCTTCGGTGTACCCTTGGGATATGGTGGCCCTCATGCAGCCTATTTTGCTACGCAAGAAGCCTATAAACGGCAAATACCAGGGCGTATTGTCGGGGTGTCTAAAGATGCACAAGGGAAACCAGCTTTAAGGTTAGCATTACAAACCAGAGAACAACATATTCGCCGCGAAAAAGCCACCAGTAATATTTGTACCGCCCAGGTTTTATTAGCAGTTATTGCCGGAATGTATGGGGTTTATCATGGGCCAGAAGGTATTAAAAATATTGCCCGAAGAATACATCAATTAGCTATAATTTTAGCGGACGGCTTGCAAAAACTTAACTATACAGTTAATGATGAACCTTTCTTTGATACAGTAAAAGTTGGGGTGGGTGATGCTAGTGTCAAAGCCGTAATAAAAGCAGCCGAAACTCGTAAAATAAACTTACGTTTATTAGAAGAAGGCATTCTTACCATTAGTTTAGATGAAACTACCACAGTTCATGATGTTATTGAATTATGGCAAATTTTTGCAGCAAAAGATAACTTACCTTTTACAGTTGAAGAAATTGCTAATCAAGTTAAATTTGACTTTCCTATCTTCTTTAAACGCGATACATCTTATCTGACTGATCCAGTTTTTAATCGCCATCATTCCGAAAGTGAATTACTGAGATATTTACATCAGTTAGAAACTAAAGATCTTGCCTTAAATACTTCCATGATTCCCCTTGGATCATGTACAATGAAGTTAAACGCAGCCTCTGAAATGATGCCTGTAACTTGGCCCGAATTTGGTAAACTTCATCCTTTTGCACCCTTATCTCAAACTGAAGGTTATCAAATGCTGTTCCAACAGTTAGAAGACTGGTTAGGAGAAATAACAGGATTTGATGGGATTTCTTTACAACCTAATGCGGGTTCTCAGGGAGAATATGCGGGTTTACAAGTAATTCGTCAATATCATGAAAGTCGAGGCGAAACTAAACGCAATATTTGTTTAATTCCTGAATCTGCACACGGTACAAATCCTGCCAGTGCAGTCATGTGTGGCATGAAAGTTATTTCTGTAAAATGTGATAATGATGGCAATATTGACATTGCAGATTTACAGAAAAAAGCAGAAAAACACACCGAAAATTTAGGGGCGTTGATGGTAACATATCCTTCTACTCATGGGGTATTTGAAGAAGGAATAATTGAGATATGTGACATCATTCATCGTCATGGTGGACAAGTGTATATGGACGGGGCTAATATGAATGCCCAAGTGGGGTTATGTCGTCCCGCAGACTTTGGGGCCGATGTTTGTCATCTAAACTTACATAAAACCTTCTGTATACCTCATGGGGGAGGTGGCCCAGGAATGGGGCCTATCGGGGTTAAATCTCATCTTATCCCCTTCTTACCCACAACAATAGTAGAAAAATACACCAATCCTCTCTATGACAATAGTAACCCAGATCCCTCAATAGGGGCTATTTCTGCCGCGCCTTGGGGTAGTGCTAGTATTTTAGTCATTTCTTGGATGTATATCGCTATGATGGGCAATCAAGGGTTAACTGAAGCGACAAAAATTGCTATCCTCAATGCTAATTATATGGCTCATCGTTTGGGTGATTATTATCCTATTTTGTTTAAGGGATCATCTGATTGTGTTGCTCATGAATGTATCATTGATTTACGTCCTTTGAAAAAACGGGCCGGGGTAGAAGTTGATGATATTGCTAAACGGTTAATAGACTTTGGTTTTCATGCGCCTACTGTATCTTGGCCTGTTATTGGAACTATGATGGTAGAACCTACAGAAAGCGAAGATCTTGATGAATTAGACCGTTTTTGTGAGGCTATGATTACAATTTATCATGAAGCAGACGCGATCGCTAATGGTGAAATTGATCCGGAAAATAACCCCTTAAAAAATGCGCCCCATACTGCACAAACTGTCATTAATGATGACTGGAACCGTCCTTATTCTCGTGAAAAAGCTGCTTATCCGGCCCCTTGGACTAAAGAATATAAATTCTGGCCAGTTGTGGGACGTATTGATAATGCTTATGGGGATAGAAATTTAGTTTGTTCTTGTGAAGGAATGGACGCATATAAAGACAGTTAA
- a CDS encoding ABC transporter ATP-binding protein: MNSVTEISKNLTTPEAMPIVQTWNLGKVYRTGFWLNQQLRSLNDCSLSVYQGETFGLLGPNGAGKTTLLKILLGIVRPTQGRAVLLGQPIGRQEVKQKVGYLPENAYFYDYLTAWEFLEFAAGLFQLSTTIQKQRIPQLLDLVGLDQKTARKKQLRQYSKGMLQRVGMAQALINDPDLVFFDEPMSGLDPLGRYQVREIILSLKSQGKTIFFNSHVLTDVEQICDRIAILARGNLLCVGSLEDILGRSDVYQVIVKGGTQEALEPWILGIKNIENSWHGQLEGDPQEFMAALSQMDAQLLSLNRARASLEEYFIEQLRERGITSSQ, translated from the coding sequence ATGAATTCCGTCACAGAGATATCCAAAAACCTGACCACACCTGAAGCTATGCCCATAGTACAAACTTGGAACTTAGGCAAAGTGTATCGCACTGGTTTTTGGCTAAATCAACAATTGCGATCGCTAAATGATTGTTCTCTGAGTGTCTATCAGGGAGAGACTTTTGGTCTACTTGGGCCCAATGGTGCAGGAAAAACGACCCTGCTTAAAATATTACTGGGAATAGTGCGTCCGACTCAGGGACGGGCCGTATTATTAGGTCAACCTATCGGTAGACAAGAAGTTAAACAAAAAGTGGGCTATTTACCGGAAAATGCCTATTTTTATGATTATCTGACGGCCTGGGAATTTTTGGAATTTGCCGCAGGGTTGTTTCAACTTTCTACAACTATCCAAAAACAACGAATTCCCCAATTATTAGATTTAGTAGGGTTAGACCAAAAAACAGCCCGTAAAAAGCAATTAAGACAGTATTCTAAGGGAATGTTACAACGGGTTGGTATGGCCCAAGCTTTAATTAATGATCCTGATTTGGTTTTTTTTGATGAACCGATGTCAGGACTTGATCCTTTGGGACGTTATCAAGTAAGAGAAATTATTCTTTCTCTTAAGTCTCAAGGTAAGACAATTTTCTTTAATTCTCATGTCTTAACAGATGTGGAACAAATCTGCGATCGCATTGCTATTTTGGCCAGAGGAAATCTTTTATGTGTGGGTTCTTTAGAAGATATTCTGGGCCGTTCTGATGTTTATCAAGTAATTGTAAAAGGAGGAACTCAAGAAGCATTAGAACCTTGGATTTTAGGAATTAAAAATATTGAAAATTCTTGGCATGGACAACTAGAAGGAGATCCTCAAGAATTTATGGCGGCTTTATCTCAAATGGATGCTCAATTATTAAGTTTAAATCGCGCTCGTGCTTCGTTAGAAGAATATTTTATTGAACAGTTACGAGAACGGGGTATTACTTCAAGTCAATAA
- the secF gene encoding protein translocase subunit SecF produces the protein MQLNVIKWEKLWWSISGLVIIAGLIGMIISWSTLKSPLRPGLDFIGGTRLQLQLECAVQKNCAQPINTGQVRDILAEQGLGGSTIQVLEGDILSIRTKTLNVEERTQLQKTLNDKIGKFDPETLQIDTVGPAVGQELFTSGVLALLVSFFGIIVYLSFRFQFDYAFFAIVALFHDVLVTAGAFAIFGLVLGVEVDSLFLVSLLTIIGFSVNDTVVIYDRIRENIDEFPDVSIKEIVDTSVNQTLTRSINTSLTTILPLVAIFLFGGETLKYFALALIIGFSAGVYSSIFIASTLLAWWRNRVQKEKLKLT, from the coding sequence ATGCAGTTAAATGTCATTAAATGGGAAAAATTATGGTGGTCAATCTCAGGATTAGTTATCATAGCAGGATTAATTGGAATGATCATTTCTTGGTCTACTTTAAAATCCCCATTACGTCCAGGATTAGACTTTATTGGAGGAACCAGACTACAACTTCAATTAGAATGTGCGGTGCAAAAAAACTGTGCGCAACCGATTAATACGGGACAAGTAAGGGATATTCTGGCAGAACAAGGATTAGGAGGAAGTACCATTCAGGTATTAGAAGGAGATATTCTCTCCATTCGTACTAAAACTTTAAATGTAGAGGAACGAACTCAATTACAGAAAACTTTAAACGATAAAATTGGCAAATTTGACCCGGAAACTTTACAAATTGATACAGTAGGTCCAGCAGTTGGACAAGAATTGTTTACATCAGGGGTTTTAGCCCTTTTGGTTTCTTTCTTTGGGATTATTGTCTATCTTAGTTTTCGCTTTCAATTTGATTATGCTTTTTTTGCCATTGTCGCCTTATTTCATGATGTCTTAGTGACTGCAGGGGCCTTTGCTATTTTTGGCTTAGTTCTGGGGGTAGAAGTTGATAGTTTGTTTCTGGTTTCTTTATTAACAATTATTGGTTTTTCTGTTAATGATACTGTGGTAATTTATGATAGAATTAGGGAAAATATAGACGAATTTCCCGATGTTTCTATTAAAGAAATTGTCGATACTTCAGTTAATCAAACTCTGACCCGTTCTATTAATACTTCATTAACGACTATATTACCTCTAGTCGCAATTTTTCTTTTTGGTGGAGAAACCCTAAAATATTTTGCTTTGGCTTTAATTATTGGTTTTAGTGCAGGGGTTTATTCGAGTATTTTTATTGCTAGTACCTTATTAGCTTGGTGGCGTAATCGTGTTCAGAAAGAAAAATTAAAGTTAACTTGA
- a CDS encoding alpha-ketoacid dehydrogenase subunit beta, translating to MAETLLFNALRQAIDEEMGRDDTVFVLGEDVGHYGGSYKVTKDLCKKYGDLRVLDTPIAENSFTGMAVGAAMTGLRPIIEGMNMGFLLLAFNQIANNAGMLRYTSGGNFKIPMVIRGPGGVGKQLGAEHSQRLEAYFHAVPGLKIVACSTPYNAKGLLKAAIRDDNPVLFFEHVLLYNLKENLPDTEYIVPLDKAEMVRPGKDVTILTYSRMRHHCMQTIKQLEKEGYDPEIIDLISLKPFDLQTIGDSIRKTHRVIIVEECMRTGGIAAELVAIINEHFFDELDAPVIRLSSQDIPTPYNGNLERLTIVQPPTIIEAVQKLMTGRI from the coding sequence ATGGCAGAAACATTATTATTTAATGCACTCCGTCAAGCTATTGACGAAGAAATGGGTAGAGACGACACAGTGTTTGTCTTGGGAGAAGATGTGGGTCATTATGGTGGTTCCTACAAAGTTACAAAAGATCTCTGTAAGAAGTATGGAGACTTGCGGGTTCTTGATACACCGATCGCAGAAAATAGCTTTACTGGAATGGCTGTAGGTGCTGCCATGACAGGGTTACGTCCCATTATAGAAGGGATGAACATGGGCTTTTTATTGTTAGCCTTTAACCAAATTGCCAATAATGCCGGAATGTTACGTTATACTTCTGGGGGCAACTTCAAAATTCCTATGGTAATACGGGGGCCAGGGGGAGTAGGTAAACAATTAGGGGCAGAACATTCTCAACGGTTAGAAGCGTATTTTCATGCGGTTCCAGGGCTAAAAATAGTAGCCTGTTCCACTCCTTACAACGCTAAAGGATTACTCAAAGCAGCTATCCGAGATGATAATCCAGTTCTATTTTTTGAACACGTTCTTCTCTACAATCTCAAAGAAAATTTACCCGATACTGAATATATTGTCCCCTTAGACAAAGCAGAAATGGTACGACCGGGCAAAGATGTCACCATTTTGACCTATTCACGGATGCGTCATCATTGTATGCAGACTATCAAACAATTGGAAAAAGAAGGTTATGATCCCGAAATTATTGACCTAATTTCCCTAAAACCCTTCGATTTACAAACTATTGGGGACTCTATTCGCAAAACCCATCGAGTGATCATTGTGGAAGAATGTATGAGAACTGGGGGAATAGCTGCTGAATTAGTCGCCATCATTAACGAACACTTCTTTGATGAATTAGATGCTCCTGTAATACGTTTGTCTTCACAAGATATTCCTACCCCTTATAATGGCAACCTTGAAAGACTCACCATTGTGCAACCTCCCACTATTATCGAAGCAGTGCAAAAACTGATGACAGGGCGAATTTAA
- a CDS encoding phosphomannose isomerase type II C-terminal cupin domain: MSDESDFQKSEVTGSRRDEEFTRTPPWGTVTVLEEGTRYRINRIVVKPGQHISTQMHYHRSEHWIIVSGTAKVICDGEEKLLKQKESTYVPMNSRHRVENPGVIPLVMIEVQNGEYLGDDDIIRFTET, translated from the coding sequence ATGAGTGACGAATCAGACTTTCAAAAATCTGAAGTTACGGGGTCAAGACGGGATGAGGAATTTACTCGTACACCACCTTGGGGAACCGTTACCGTATTAGAAGAAGGGACTCGTTATCGCATTAATCGTATTGTGGTTAAACCAGGTCAACATATTAGTACACAAATGCACTATCATCGCAGTGAACACTGGATAATTGTGTCAGGAACGGCTAAAGTAATTTGTGATGGAGAAGAAAAACTGCTTAAACAAAAAGAATCTACTTATGTTCCCATGAATAGTCGTCACCGTGTCGAAAATCCTGGGGTCATTCCTTTAGTGATGATTGAGGTACAAAATGGGGAATATTTAGGAGATGATGATATTATTCGTTTTACTGAAACATAG
- the secD gene encoding protein translocase subunit SecD, whose protein sequence is MQKQRAVIGFIIILVIIAITILVTIPLQLGLDLKGGAQLTIQVKPTKDIKQISSQQLGDVKTVIENRVNALGVAEPSVQTVGQDKIVVQLPGVTDPQQAERILGGTAQLEFRQQRQGTEGEFQAEFTIKRQKEAELVILRPQDAVGQNKEKIAQLTKSIDSSNTILLGLFDPIGLTGKNLKNARPSPTQGTSWEVAIEFDDEGGKKFAQLTKEIAGTGRSIGIFLDNKVISAPVVGAEFAATGITGGSAVITGTFTVETATDLAVQLRGGSLPFPVEVVENRTVGATLGQDSIRRSIYAGLAGLLFVVVFMAVYYRLPGVIADISLGIYTLLTLAFYSLIGVTLTLPGIAGFILSIGMAVDANVLIFERTREELRDGNTLYKSVESGFYRAFSSILDSNVTTLIACGALFGLGSGLVKGFALTLAMGVLVSMFTALTCSRTLLLLTVLGVPAVRKKPELFCPNLPTVTKS, encoded by the coding sequence ATGCAAAAGCAGCGTGCGGTCATTGGTTTCATTATTATTTTAGTGATCATAGCGATCACCATTTTGGTGACTATTCCTCTGCAACTGGGATTAGATCTCAAAGGAGGGGCCCAATTAACAATTCAAGTCAAACCCACCAAAGACATTAAACAAATTTCTTCCCAACAACTAGGTGACGTAAAAACCGTCATTGAAAATCGGGTAAATGCTTTGGGGGTAGCTGAACCTAGCGTCCAAACTGTTGGACAAGATAAAATTGTAGTACAGTTACCTGGTGTCACCGATCCTCAACAAGCAGAACGAATTTTAGGGGGAACCGCACAACTAGAATTTCGTCAACAACGTCAAGGAACAGAAGGGGAATTTCAAGCTGAATTTACAATTAAAAGGCAGAAAGAAGCAGAATTAGTGATTCTAAGACCTCAAGACGCCGTCGGTCAAAATAAGGAAAAGATTGCTCAATTAACCAAATCCATTGACTCCTCTAACACCATCCTGTTAGGACTATTTGACCCAATTGGATTAACGGGAAAAAACCTCAAAAATGCCCGTCCTAGCCCCACACAAGGCACTAGCTGGGAGGTAGCGATTGAATTTGACGATGAGGGGGGCAAAAAGTTTGCCCAACTGACAAAGGAAATTGCCGGAACTGGCCGCAGTATTGGTATTTTCCTGGATAATAAGGTCATTAGTGCGCCTGTTGTCGGGGCCGAATTTGCTGCTACTGGAATTACGGGAGGAAGTGCGGTCATTACCGGAACTTTTACCGTTGAAACCGCTACCGATTTAGCAGTACAGTTACGAGGGGGATCTTTACCGTTCCCTGTAGAAGTGGTAGAAAACCGTACCGTTGGGGCAACTTTAGGACAAGATAGCATCCGACGCAGTATTTATGCCGGGTTAGCAGGCTTATTATTTGTTGTTGTCTTTATGGCGGTTTATTATCGTTTACCAGGGGTAATTGCTGATATATCCTTGGGCATCTATACTTTGCTTACGTTAGCGTTTTATTCTTTGATAGGAGTAACCTTAACTTTGCCAGGTATTGCTGGATTTATTCTCAGTATTGGTATGGCAGTAGATGCTAATGTCTTGATTTTTGAGCGAACTCGTGAAGAATTAAGGGACGGAAATACTCTGTATAAGTCGGTAGAATCAGGCTTTTATCGCGCTTTTTCCAGTATTTTAGATAGTAATGTCACAACATTAATTGCTTGTGGTGCATTATTTGGTTTAGGATCTGGGTTAGTTAAAGGGTTTGCTTTAACTTTGGCTATGGGAGTTTTAGTGAGTATGTTTACAGCTTTAACTTGTAGTCGTACTCTGTTATTATTAACCGTTTTAGGTGTACCTGCCGTCCGTAAAAAACCTGAACTGTTTTGTCCTAATTTACCTACTGTTACTAAGTCTTAA
- a CDS encoding type II toxin-antitoxin system RelE family toxin, whose protein sequence is MTLKFRKNAIKFLESLDEKAREKIRQKLKILVYSVDDQAIIPFNDLDIKKMKGNWEGFYRLHIGTIRVIFTVELTLGNIEVYRIGFRGDVYQ, encoded by the coding sequence ATGACCCTTAAATTTCGTAAAAATGCTATCAAATTTCTGGAATCTCTTGACGAGAAAGCAAGAGAAAAAATTCGTCAAAAACTAAAAATACTGGTTTATTCTGTTGATGATCAAGCAATTATCCCTTTTAATGATCTAGACATTAAGAAAATGAAAGGAAATTGGGAAGGGTTTTATCGGTTACATATTGGTACAATTAGAGTTATATTTACCGTTGAATTAACATTAGGAAATATAGAAGTTTATAGGATTGGTTTTAGAGGTGATGTTTATCAATAA
- a CDS encoding type II toxin-antitoxin system HicA family toxin — MAKSFTPELKKRLLQANCCFERAGKGDHEIWYSPITDRRFVVDNTIKSRHTANGTLKQAGLKKIF; from the coding sequence ATGGCAAAGTCTTTTACCCCTGAGTTAAAAAAACGACTTTTACAGGCTAATTGTTGTTTTGAACGAGCAGGTAAAGGGGATCATGAGATTTGGTACAGTCCCATCACAGATCGTCGCTTTGTGGTTGATAATACCATTAAATCCCGTCATACAGCTAATGGTACCTTAAAACAAGCGGGATTAAAAAAGATTTTCTAA
- a CDS encoding HU family DNA-binding protein, whose amino-acid sequence MVYQLTMNKEDLVNTIAAKTRLTKKETSQILDALTETIMETVASGEKVVLVGFGTFEPRDRKERKGMNPQTGQPITIPATTVPAFSAGKVFKEKVVE is encoded by the coding sequence ATTGTCTATCAACTAACAATGAATAAAGAAGATCTCGTAAATACGATCGCTGCCAAGACTCGCTTAACCAAAAAAGAAACGAGTCAAATTCTCGATGCCTTAACAGAAACCATCATGGAAACAGTTGCTTCCGGTGAAAAAGTGGTCTTAGTGGGTTTTGGTACTTTTGAGCCAAGAGACAGAAAGGAACGCAAAGGTATGAACCCCCAAACAGGGCAACCTATCACCATTCCAGCGACCACGGTTCCTGCTTTCTCTGCTGGAAAGGTGTTCAAAGAAAAGGTTGTGGAGTAA